From Mucilaginibacter inviolabilis, a single genomic window includes:
- a CDS encoding Hpt domain-containing protein has product MADISPDQDLDLSFLYEIADGSTEFIVESIAMFLQQTPELLGDIDSALASKNWAAAGQAAHKLKPNLGFFGMPISQEIIQEVEIACKDGVADVEEIMKKFNQVKTLVNANLITLQQIKAEKEGEL; this is encoded by the coding sequence ATGGCCGATATTTCACCGGATCAGGATCTTGATCTTTCTTTTTTATACGAAATTGCCGATGGCAGTACGGAATTTATTGTGGAATCGATAGCTATGTTTCTGCAGCAAACCCCAGAATTGCTTGGCGATATTGACAGTGCCCTTGCCAGTAAAAACTGGGCCGCAGCCGGACAAGCCGCGCATAAATTAAAACCCAATCTGGGATTTTTTGGCATGCCCATAAGCCAGGAAATTATACAAGAAGTGGAAATAGCCTGCAAGGATGGGGTAGCGGATGTTGAAGAGATTATGAAGAAATTTAACCAGGTAAAAACATTGGTAAACGCAAACCTGATTACCCTCCAACAAATAAAAGCCGAGAAAGAAGGGGAGCTTTGA
- the purS gene encoding phosphoribosylformylglycinamidine synthase subunit PurS: MTKFQAEIDVMPKKEILDPQGKAVTGSMKNLGLAEIQNVRIGKHITLEIEADSAETAHAKVDQACKNLLANLIMESYTFTVQAV; this comes from the coding sequence ATGACAAAGTTCCAGGCTGAAATAGACGTAATGCCCAAAAAAGAAATACTTGATCCTCAAGGAAAAGCAGTAACCGGAAGCATGAAAAACCTTGGTTTAGCCGAAATACAAAACGTTCGCATTGGCAAACACATTACGCTTGAAATAGAAGCCGACAGCGCCGAAACCGCACACGCTAAAGTAGATCAGGCCTGCAAAAATCTATTAGCTAACCTCATCATGGAAAGCTATACTTTTACTGTACAAGCAGTATAA
- the pssA gene encoding CDP-diacylglycerol--serine O-phosphatidyltransferase, producing the protein MKKRVKKHLPNAITCANLFSGCIGIVFAFQDNLIIAAYAIFLSSIFDFFDGLASRVLNSYSFIGKDLDSLADMVSFGVLPSVIIYELFLKSHQIDNIGHFLNFVAFLIPVFSALRLAKFNNDTRQSDSFIGLPTPANAILIASLPLIMQQYEGLDTYILNPYVLTGLVVVMCVLLVSEIPLMSLKFKNRDFNKNIFRYLLLLFSAILILFFKFVAVPVVIFIYITLSLIQLKFTNDKVPG; encoded by the coding sequence ATGAAGAAGCGCGTTAAGAAACATCTACCCAATGCCATTACCTGTGCCAACCTGTTTAGCGGCTGTATAGGAATAGTATTTGCTTTTCAGGACAACTTGATCATAGCTGCCTACGCCATCTTTCTTTCATCCATATTTGACTTTTTCGACGGATTAGCCTCCAGAGTACTCAATTCATATTCTTTTATAGGTAAAGATCTGGATTCGCTTGCAGATATGGTTAGTTTCGGCGTGTTGCCCTCGGTCATCATTTACGAGCTGTTTTTAAAATCACATCAGATTGACAATATCGGTCACTTCTTAAATTTTGTGGCCTTCCTCATCCCGGTATTTTCAGCTTTAAGACTGGCCAAGTTTAACAATGATACCCGCCAGTCTGATAGTTTTATCGGCTTGCCTACACCCGCCAATGCTATTCTTATCGCATCATTACCTTTAATTATGCAGCAATATGAGGGCTTAGATACCTATATCTTAAACCCCTATGTACTCACTGGTTTAGTAGTGGTGATGTGTGTGCTGCTGGTATCAGAAATACCGCTGATGTCCCTTAAATTCAAGAATCGCGACTTTAATAAAAACATTTTCCGCTATTTACTGCTCTTGTTTTCGGCAATACTGATTCTATTTTTTAAATTTGTGGCAGTTCCGGTGGTGATATTTATATACATCACTTTATCTTTAATTCAATTAAAATTCACAAATGACAAAGTTCCAGGCTGA
- the rho gene encoding transcription termination factor Rho: MSDKIELNDKLVSELREIAKNLGIAEADELRKPQLISRIIEQQQLIEAARAQQNIVESNYTPTNAPVAEAGDKARKRTRVLKPKTQPRVEVPLDDTNLFDIQDEEPTEETENEIPAVAVTDETPAVQQGETAVRSEEPATEGRPQKFDRRANANGNGNQTQQKNQEPAINLDFDNVIVNEGVLEIMPDGYGFLRSSDYNYLTSPDDIYVSQSQIKLFGLKTGDTVRGSIRPPKEGEKYFPLVRVEAINGRIPAEVRDRVPFDHLTPLFPSEKLSLFTDPGNYSTRIMDLFSPIGKGQRGLIVAQPKTGKTMLLKDVANAIAKNHPEVYLIILLIDERPEEVTDMARSVRAEVVSSTFDEPAERHVKIANIVLEKAKRMVECGHDVVILLDSITRLARAYNTVAPASGKILSGGVDANALHKPKRFFGAARNIEDGGSLTIIATALTETGSKMDEVIFEEFKGTGNMELQLDRKLSNKRIFPAIDITASSTRRDDLLLDRETLQRIWILRNHLADMNSQESMEFLQAQIKGTKTNEEFLISMNS; encoded by the coding sequence ATGTCTGATAAAATAGAATTGAACGACAAACTCGTTTCTGAGTTGCGCGAAATTGCAAAAAATTTAGGTATTGCCGAGGCCGACGAACTCAGAAAGCCGCAGCTAATATCCCGCATCATTGAACAACAACAGCTTATTGAGGCTGCCCGCGCCCAACAAAACATTGTTGAGTCAAACTATACTCCTACCAACGCCCCGGTGGCCGAAGCAGGAGACAAAGCACGCAAAAGAACCCGTGTATTAAAACCCAAAACACAACCACGCGTTGAAGTACCTTTAGATGATACCAACCTGTTTGATATACAGGACGAAGAACCAACTGAAGAAACCGAAAACGAAATACCTGCGGTAGCAGTTACCGATGAAACCCCTGCGGTTCAACAAGGTGAAACTGCCGTAAGAAGCGAAGAACCAGCAACCGAGGGTCGTCCGCAAAAATTTGACAGGCGCGCCAATGCCAATGGTAATGGCAATCAAACCCAGCAAAAAAACCAGGAACCTGCCATTAACCTTGATTTTGATAATGTAATTGTTAATGAAGGTGTGCTGGAGATTATGCCCGATGGTTATGGCTTTTTACGCTCTTCAGATTATAACTACCTTACCTCGCCCGACGATATTTATGTATCGCAATCACAAATAAAATTGTTTGGTCTTAAAACCGGTGATACCGTTCGTGGTAGCATCCGTCCGCCAAAAGAGGGCGAAAAATATTTTCCGCTGGTACGTGTAGAAGCTATTAATGGTCGTATCCCGGCCGAAGTGCGTGACCGTGTACCATTTGATCACCTTACACCGCTTTTCCCATCAGAAAAACTGAGCCTGTTTACCGATCCGGGTAATTATTCAACCCGTATCATGGACCTGTTTTCACCAATTGGTAAAGGTCAGCGTGGTTTAATTGTGGCCCAGCCCAAAACAGGTAAAACCATGTTGTTAAAAGACGTGGCCAATGCTATAGCCAAAAATCACCCGGAAGTTTACCTGATCATATTACTGATTGATGAGCGCCCGGAAGAGGTTACCGATATGGCCCGCAGCGTACGTGCCGAAGTAGTATCATCAACCTTTGATGAGCCTGCAGAGCGTCACGTAAAAATTGCCAACATCGTTTTGGAAAAAGCAAAACGCATGGTAGAGTGCGGTCATGATGTAGTAATCCTGCTGGATTCTATCACCCGTTTGGCCCGTGCTTATAACACCGTTGCTCCGGCATCCGGTAAAATATTATCAGGTGGTGTTGATGCTAACGCCTTGCACAAACCAAAACGCTTTTTTGGTGCCGCCCGTAACATTGAGGATGGCGGTTCATTAACCATTATTGCTACAGCCCTTACCGAAACCGGATCCAAAATGGATGAGGTTATTTTTGAAGAGTTTAAAGGTACAGGTAACATGGAGTTACAACTGGATCGTAAACTTTCCAACAAACGTATATTCCCTGCTATTGATATCACTGCATCAAGTACCCGTCGCGACGATTTACTGCTTGACCGCGAAACCCTGCAACGCATCTGGATACTACGTAACCACCTTGCCGATATGAATTCGCAAGAATCAATGGAGTTTTTACAAGCCCAGATAAAAGGCACAAAAACCAACGAAGAATTTTTGATTTCAATGAATTCGTAA
- the pyrF gene encoding orotidine-5'-phosphate decarboxylase, producing MSRARLIEQIKQKKSFLCVGLDTDINKIPEFLKDYPDPILEFNKRIIDATKDLCISYKPNAAFYEAYGIKGLQSLIDTWKYLPTDTLNIIDAKRGDIGNTSDKYAQAFFDEKASGMSFDAITITPYMGNDSVTPYLAYEDKWIILLALTSSVGSKDFQYLQTDNGYLYETVIQKANTWAGADRIMYVVGATKSTEFTNIRKYAPDNFLLVPGVGAQGGSLEEVCRYGITKDCGLIVNASRSIIYASNGKDFADAARAEAQRMQQQMQVELEKAGVI from the coding sequence ATTTCACGCGCCAGGCTAATTGAACAGATCAAACAGAAAAAATCATTTTTATGTGTTGGTTTAGATACTGATATTAATAAAATCCCCGAATTTTTAAAAGATTACCCCGATCCGATACTCGAATTTAATAAAAGGATCATTGATGCCACTAAAGATCTTTGTATATCCTATAAACCCAACGCTGCATTTTATGAGGCCTATGGGATAAAAGGTTTGCAAAGTCTTATTGATACCTGGAAATATTTACCTACTGATACCTTAAATATAATAGATGCCAAAAGAGGCGATATAGGTAATACTTCTGATAAATATGCGCAGGCTTTTTTTGACGAAAAAGCATCGGGTATGAGCTTTGACGCCATTACTATTACCCCTTATATGGGTAACGACAGCGTGACCCCGTACCTGGCTTATGAGGATAAGTGGATTATTTTACTGGCCCTTACCTCCTCAGTAGGCAGTAAAGACTTTCAATACCTGCAAACAGACAATGGGTATTTGTACGAAACTGTGATACAAAAGGCCAATACCTGGGCTGGTGCCGACAGGATCATGTATGTGGTAGGTGCCACCAAAAGCACCGAATTTACCAACATCCGTAAATACGCCCCGGATAACTTTTTATTGGTTCCCGGTGTTGGTGCACAGGGTGGAAGTTTGGAAGAGGTGTGCCGGTATGGTATCACCAAAGACTGCGGCCTTATTGTGAATGCATCGCGCTCTATTATCTATGCCAGCAATGGAAAAGACTTTGCCGATGCTGCCCGCGCCGAAGCACAACGCATGCAACAACAAATGCAGGTGGAGTTGGAAAAGGCTGGAGTGATATAA
- a CDS encoding alpha/beta hydrolase family protein encodes MKRALPLLVALSFSCFASAQEKKLLKPIDLYRIPAVSDPQLAPDGKWVAYSVSTVDTAKDKRVSHLWMQSWDGKESIELTHGDEAASTPRWSPDGKYLAFLSSRDSKNGSQIWLIDRRGGEGFKLTDVKGNLSEYAWSPDSKKLALVIGDPENKGKEEPKTPKPIVIDRYHFKQDVEGYLQQLHDHLYLFDINTKKLDTLTKGDKDENSPVWSPDSRTIAFVSNRTVDPDKNQNKDIFTIDAHPNSTMLQLTDWKGRDSNPQWSPDGRYISYLRSTSDADYMMYDQNVLCIMDAVGSNNRVLTAQLDRPVSAQTWARDNKNISFLVTDDRQRYLASININNGKTSTVSKGMFGITDINTNLSGNWVVSKSDPYTPAEIFALEGEKLRRLTFHHQNWLNTVKLAHVSGFQSRSADGTQVSGILFTPDSVSGKKWPFILFIHGGPVGQDEYTFDATRQMLAAAGYAVAGVNYRGSNGRGLDYCKAIYADWGNKEVKDLLGAIDHLERMGVADPDHLGIGGWSYGGILTDYTIASDTRFKAAASGAGSALQLSVYGSDQYVLQYENEIGLPWKTADKWVQLSYPFFHADKIKTPVMFMSGLRDFNVPTVGSEQMYQALRSQGVPTELILYPNQFHGLTKPSYLVDRLQRYVDWYNKYLK; translated from the coding sequence ATGAAAAGAGCTTTACCTTTGCTTGTTGCCTTATCGTTTTCCTGTTTCGCATCAGCCCAGGAAAAAAAGCTGCTTAAGCCCATTGATCTTTACCGGATACCCGCAGTGAGCGATCCGCAGCTTGCCCCGGATGGTAAGTGGGTGGCTTATAGCGTATCAACGGTTGATACAGCTAAGGATAAACGCGTATCGCATCTCTGGATGCAAAGCTGGGATGGTAAAGAGTCGATAGAGTTGACGCATGGCGATGAAGCTGCTTCTACACCCAGGTGGAGCCCAGATGGCAAATACCTGGCGTTTCTTTCTTCGCGTGATTCCAAAAATGGCTCGCAGATCTGGCTGATAGACCGTCGGGGAGGTGAGGGTTTTAAGCTGACTGACGTAAAAGGCAACCTGAGTGAATATGCCTGGTCGCCTGATAGTAAAAAATTAGCGCTGGTTATTGGCGATCCTGAAAACAAGGGCAAGGAAGAACCGAAAACACCCAAACCTATTGTGATTGACCGCTATCACTTTAAACAAGATGTAGAAGGGTATCTGCAGCAGTTGCATGATCATTTGTATCTGTTTGATATAAATACTAAAAAACTGGATACGCTTACCAAAGGCGACAAGGATGAAAACTCCCCTGTATGGTCGCCGGATAGCAGGACTATTGCCTTTGTAAGCAACCGTACTGTTGATCCGGATAAAAATCAGAATAAGGATATTTTTACTATTGATGCGCACCCCAATTCTACCATGTTGCAGTTAACTGACTGGAAAGGGCGCGACAGCAACCCACAATGGAGCCCCGATGGTCGTTATATCTCTTATCTGCGCAGCACCAGTGATGCTGATTATATGATGTATGATCAGAATGTATTATGTATTATGGATGCAGTCGGTTCCAACAACAGGGTATTGACGGCACAGCTCGACAGGCCGGTTTCGGCACAAACCTGGGCAAGGGACAATAAAAATATATCATTTTTAGTAACCGACGATCGCCAGCGTTACCTGGCCAGTATCAATATTAACAATGGCAAAACATCTACTGTAAGCAAGGGGATGTTCGGTATTACCGATATTAATACCAACTTATCCGGTAACTGGGTGGTATCCAAAAGTGATCCATATACCCCTGCGGAGATATTTGCTTTGGAAGGCGAAAAGCTTCGTCGCCTAACCTTTCATCATCAGAATTGGCTAAATACAGTAAAGCTGGCTCATGTGTCTGGCTTTCAATCACGTAGTGCTGATGGTACGCAGGTATCAGGGATATTGTTTACGCCGGATAGCGTTTCTGGTAAAAAATGGCCGTTCATTTTATTTATACACGGTGGCCCGGTGGGGCAGGATGAATACACCTTTGATGCTACCCGACAAATGCTTGCCGCAGCCGGATATGCTGTAGCCGGAGTAAACTACCGTGGTAGCAATGGCCGCGGACTTGATTATTGTAAAGCCATATATGCCGATTGGGGTAATAAAGAAGTAAAAGATTTATTAGGTGCTATTGATCATCTGGAAAGAATGGGGGTTGCTGATCCTGATCATTTAGGTATTGGTGGCTGGAGTTATGGTGGTATCCTCACCGATTATACCATTGCATCAGATACGCGTTTTAAGGCGGCTGCCAGTGGTGCGGGCAGTGCCTTGCAGCTATCTGTTTATGGAAGCGATCAGTATGTATTACAGTACGAGAATGAAATTGGTCTACCCTGGAAAACCGCCGATAAATGGGTACAATTATCTTATCCCTTCTTCCATGCCGATAAAATAAAAACACCGGTAATGTTCATGTCGGGCTTGCGCGATTTTAATGTACCCACCGTTGGGAGCGAGCAAATGTATCAGGCGCTTCGATCGCAAGGGGTACCAACAGAATTGATATTATACCCCAACCAGTTTCACGGCCTTACCAAGCCAAGTTACCTGGTGGATAGGCTACAGCGCTATGTAGATTGGTATAATAAATACTTAAAATAA
- a CDS encoding alpha/beta hydrolase family protein: MNKNILLIIAVFICSSALAQTVKRPFKPTDFYHIPTLDDPQLSPDGKWIAYSLAEVDSAKDKRISHIWMQSYDGKQSIQLTFDDEPSSTPKWSPDGKYLSFLSEKDSKNGGQVWLMDRRGGEGHKLTDIKGELQDYAWAPNSKKLALIIKDPENGGKPEPKTVAPIKIDRYHFKQDIEGYLQHRHSHLYVYDVDAKKLDTLTMGDMDDDSPVWSPDGKTIAFVSNHTDDPDKNENSDIFTIEAKSGAEAQQLTTFTGHDIKPLWSPDGKYIAYLRSTSDADYFIYQHDVLCLMDADGKNNKVLTDQLDRPVSNHAWSKDGKNIVYLVSNDRIRYVAQYNLLLRKSTVINKGTQCSFETLIAHSPGNWIAMMSNPYMPHELVAIENGKIRRLTFHQDKWLSKVKLAYVKGFQSFSSDGTLVSGILYTPDSLVTQKLPFILYIHGGPTDQDEFEFDATRQVLASAGYAVAAVNYRGSTGRGLEFTKAIYADWGNKEVKDLLGAVDELVKTGVADPQRLGIGGWSYGGILTDYTIATDPRFKAAASGAGSALQLSIYGSDQWVVQYDNELGVPWKNADKYMKLSYPFFHADKIKTPTLFMSGLKDFNVPTAGGEQMYQALRSQGIPTQLVLYPGQYHMISIPSYQVDRVQRYIDWFGKYLAPQPRF, encoded by the coding sequence ATGAACAAAAATATATTATTAATTATAGCTGTATTTATTTGTAGCAGTGCTTTGGCGCAAACGGTTAAAAGGCCGTTTAAGCCAACCGATTTTTATCATATTCCAACACTGGACGATCCACAGCTTTCGCCGGATGGTAAGTGGATAGCCTATAGTTTGGCCGAGGTTGATTCGGCTAAGGATAAAAGGATATCACATATCTGGATGCAGAGTTATGACGGTAAACAGTCCATCCAGCTTACTTTTGATGACGAGCCGTCTTCAACACCAAAATGGAGCCCGGATGGTAAATATTTATCTTTCCTATCTGAAAAAGATTCTAAAAATGGCGGACAGGTTTGGTTGATGGATCGCAGGGGAGGCGAAGGGCATAAATTAACCGATATAAAAGGGGAGTTACAGGATTACGCCTGGGCCCCAAACAGTAAAAAACTGGCGCTGATCATCAAAGATCCGGAAAATGGCGGTAAACCTGAACCTAAAACCGTCGCCCCTATAAAAATTGACCGGTATCATTTTAAGCAGGATATTGAAGGTTATCTGCAGCATCGGCACTCACACTTGTATGTTTACGATGTGGATGCCAAAAAGCTGGATACTTTAACAATGGGAGATATGGATGATGATTCGCCGGTTTGGAGTCCGGATGGTAAAACCATCGCCTTTGTAAGTAACCATACTGATGATCCCGACAAAAACGAAAATTCGGACATTTTTACCATTGAAGCTAAAAGCGGAGCCGAAGCCCAGCAATTAACCACTTTTACAGGTCATGATATTAAGCCGCTTTGGAGTCCGGATGGTAAATATATCGCTTACCTACGGTCAACCAGCGATGCTGATTACTTTATTTATCAGCACGATGTACTTTGCCTCATGGATGCGGATGGTAAAAACAATAAGGTACTGACCGATCAACTAGACAGGCCTGTGAGTAACCATGCCTGGAGTAAAGATGGGAAGAACATTGTTTACCTGGTAAGTAATGACCGTATCAGGTACGTGGCCCAGTATAATTTGCTGCTTCGTAAATCTACCGTAATTAATAAGGGTACGCAGTGCAGTTTTGAAACCCTGATAGCCCATTCGCCGGGCAACTGGATAGCAATGATGAGCAATCCGTATATGCCACACGAATTGGTGGCTATTGAAAATGGAAAAATCCGCCGGCTTACCTTTCATCAGGATAAATGGCTGAGTAAAGTTAAACTAGCCTACGTAAAAGGTTTTCAGTCGTTTAGCAGCGATGGTACGCTGGTATCGGGGATATTATATACTCCGGATAGTCTTGTAACTCAGAAACTACCTTTTATCTTATATATCCATGGCGGCCCAACAGATCAGGATGAATTTGAATTTGATGCTACCCGGCAGGTACTGGCAAGTGCCGGCTATGCTGTTGCTGCGGTTAACTACCGGGGTAGTACCGGCCGTGGATTAGAATTTACCAAAGCCATTTATGCCGATTGGGGTAATAAAGAGGTAAAAGATTTGTTAGGCGCGGTTGATGAATTGGTGAAAACCGGTGTTGCCGATCCGCAGCGACTGGGTATAGGCGGTTGGAGTTATGGAGGCATATTAACAGATTATACTATAGCTACAGATCCCCGTTTTAAAGCTGCGGCGAGCGGAGCCGGTAGCGCGTTGCAATTATCTATCTATGGCAGCGATCAGTGGGTGGTTCAGTATGATAATGAGTTAGGTGTTCCGTGGAAGAACGCTGATAAGTATATGAAACTTTCCTATCCGTTTTTTCATGCCGATAAGATCAAAACGCCAACGTTATTTATGTCGGGCTTAAAGGATTTTAACGTACCAACCGCAGGTGGCGAGCAAATGTATCAGGCACTCAGGTCACAAGGTATTCCAACACAGCTGGTGCTTTATCCGGGGCAGTACCATATGATCAGTATACCCAGTTACCAGGTTGACAGGGTACAACGCTATATCGATTGGTTCGGGAAATATTTAGCCCCCCAGCCCCGGTTTTAG
- a CDS encoding C40 family peptidase has protein sequence MTKHRHLLYLFAVFFVPLVLTSCHSRKAAMKGQPGEIVKPKTEMADRYSQIMGVDRSDIQNGRLYAFIDQWMGVPYKFGGLDQNGVDCSGLAFLLEQQVYGITIPRMTSKQITVIKRKYEEDLKEGDLVFFDFDGKQFSHVGVYLQNGYVVHASSRRGVIIVRLRDPSMYKYFSRAGSIIADTSVTDASAGK, from the coding sequence ATGACTAAACATCGCCACCTGCTTTACCTGTTTGCCGTGTTTTTTGTGCCGTTGGTGCTAACTTCCTGCCATTCGCGTAAAGCGGCGATGAAAGGACAACCAGGTGAAATTGTGAAACCAAAGACCGAAATGGCCGACAGGTATTCGCAAATTATGGGAGTGGATAGGAGCGATATCCAGAATGGCCGTTTATATGCATTCATTGACCAATGGATGGGGGTTCCTTATAAATTTGGCGGTTTGGATCAGAATGGGGTTGATTGTTCAGGTCTTGCTTTTTTATTGGAACAGCAGGTTTATGGTATTACCATCCCGAGAATGACCAGCAAGCAGATCACCGTGATCAAGCGTAAATACGAGGAGGATCTGAAAGAAGGTGATCTTGTTTTCTTTGATTTTGATGGTAAGCAGTTTAGTCATGTGGGTGTATATCTGCAAAATGGATACGTAGTACATGCCAGCTCCAGACGTGGCGTGATCATTGTTCGCCTGCGCGACCCTTCTATGTATAAATACTTTTCACGAGCAGGTTCCATCATTGCTGATACCAGCGTTACAGACGCCAGTGCGGGTAAATAA
- a CDS encoding TMEM175 family protein gives MVNEDEIKKEFQLERVILFSDAVFAIIITIMVLEIKLPEGLHHANAQQINDAFKELVPKFLGYAFSFALIGNYWYGHLQLFSFLKDYNLNLIILNLLFLFCVSMFPFAVTFVTAGFDIIKYSWGLFSYIGIIFLVNLSQTLIGYYLIINKTSLCLNTASMETVLRWKVQRLNFIIVPLGFICMALIIWLKLDSQILLYFVGVYGILVAGLNRKYYPDQNNSAPILFRLLRSRRKTAAQPVKKKSTTKRKS, from the coding sequence ATGGTAAATGAAGACGAAATAAAAAAGGAATTTCAACTGGAGCGGGTTATCCTTTTTAGTGATGCCGTATTCGCTATCATCATCACCATTATGGTATTGGAGATAAAACTCCCCGAAGGTCTGCACCATGCAAACGCTCAACAAATAAACGATGCTTTTAAAGAGCTTGTACCTAAATTTTTAGGATACGCTTTTAGTTTTGCTTTAATCGGTAATTATTGGTACGGGCACTTACAGCTATTCAGTTTTCTGAAAGATTACAATCTTAACCTGATCATTCTGAATCTTCTCTTTCTCTTCTGTGTCTCCATGTTTCCATTTGCAGTAACTTTTGTAACCGCAGGCTTTGACATTATAAAGTATAGCTGGGGGCTATTTTCCTATATCGGCATTATATTCCTGGTGAATCTCTCGCAAACTTTGATTGGTTATTATCTCATTATAAATAAAACCTCATTATGCTTAAATACCGCTAGTATGGAAACCGTACTGAGATGGAAGGTACAACGTCTGAATTTTATTATTGTGCCGCTGGGTTTTATTTGTATGGCACTCATAATCTGGCTTAAATTAGATTCGCAAATATTACTGTACTTTGTGGGTGTGTATGGTATACTGGTAGCGGGGTTAAACAGGAAATACTATCCGGATCAAAACAACTCTGCCCCCATACTCTTCCGGCTCCTCAGATCCCGCAGAAAAACCGCGGCACAACCGGTTAAGAAGAAAAGCACAACAAAAAGAAAATCTTAG